A window of Prolixibacter sp. SD074 contains these coding sequences:
- a CDS encoding SusD/RagB family nutrient-binding outer membrane lipoprotein, translating to MKNRYWLLLVVIALLASCTDKFEEYNTDTKNPSEVPGESLFSNAEKSLSDQISSTNVNLNIWKLVSQYWTETTYTDEANYNIVNRTIPDQIFRYYYRGFLMDLKRASELINAQTPVTDADKVVQQNKLYIIDLLEVYSYQRLVDIFGDVPYSEDLDITNISPKYDDAMTIYKDLISRVTADIAGLDNSEGSFGPADFYYRGDVASWKKFAYTLKVKLGITIADADETLAQSTVESAYANAFSSSSDDCLMPYLTNTPNTNTLYEDLVLSGRHDFVAANTVVDVMNGMSDPRLPLYFTQVNTSTVTGVEKLAYVGGVYGENSPFDNYSHVSDQLLQPTFPGILITYSELQFYLAEAAARGWNVGQTAEAYYNEGIKSSILWWGGTDAEANGYLANPSVNYTSAVTNTGNWKEVIGTQSWLASYTRGLVGYTTFRRLDYPAFNMPPTPPTGVASIPTRFTYPVNEQTLNEDNYKAAATAIGGDKLTTKIFWDIN from the coding sequence ATGAAAAACAGATATTGGTTATTATTGGTAGTGATTGCACTTCTCGCGTCATGTACCGATAAATTTGAAGAATACAACACCGACACGAAGAATCCGTCGGAAGTACCCGGAGAATCACTCTTCTCCAACGCGGAGAAGTCCCTCTCCGATCAGATTTCAAGCACGAATGTAAACCTAAATATATGGAAGCTTGTCTCACAGTATTGGACGGAAACAACCTATACGGATGAAGCCAACTACAATATCGTGAACCGGACCATTCCTGATCAGATCTTCCGCTACTATTATCGCGGCTTCCTGATGGACCTGAAGCGTGCCAGTGAGTTGATTAATGCACAAACGCCGGTAACCGATGCCGATAAAGTAGTACAACAAAACAAGCTGTACATCATCGATTTGCTGGAGGTATATTCCTATCAGCGGTTGGTGGATATATTTGGCGATGTTCCCTATTCCGAAGATCTGGATATCACGAACATCTCGCCCAAGTATGACGACGCGATGACCATATACAAAGACCTCATCAGCCGGGTAACTGCAGATATTGCAGGATTGGATAATTCAGAAGGTAGCTTTGGTCCGGCAGACTTCTACTATAGAGGTGATGTTGCATCCTGGAAAAAGTTCGCTTACACGTTGAAAGTGAAATTGGGAATCACCATTGCTGACGCTGACGAAACTTTGGCCCAGTCAACAGTTGAGAGTGCATATGCCAATGCCTTTTCTTCATCCAGCGATGATTGTTTGATGCCTTATTTAACAAACACTCCGAATACGAATACCTTGTATGAGGATCTCGTATTAAGTGGCCGTCATGACTTCGTGGCTGCAAATACCGTGGTTGATGTGATGAACGGGATGTCCGACCCGCGCCTGCCGCTGTATTTCACACAGGTTAATACTTCAACCGTTACTGGTGTTGAAAAACTCGCTTACGTTGGTGGTGTATACGGTGAAAATAGTCCTTTTGACAACTACTCTCACGTATCTGATCAATTGCTGCAACCTACCTTCCCGGGTATTTTGATAACTTATTCTGAATTGCAATTCTATCTTGCCGAGGCTGCTGCACGCGGTTGGAATGTAGGTCAGACTGCAGAAGCATACTACAACGAAGGAATTAAATCTTCCATCTTGTGGTGGGGAGGTACAGATGCTGAAGCCAATGGTTATTTGGCAAATCCATCGGTTAATTATACCTCAGCTGTAACCAATACCGGAAACTGGAAAGAAGTAATCGGTACGCAATCCTGGTTAGCATCCTATACCAGAGGTTTGGTCGGATATACAACATTCCGGCGTTTGGATTACCCTGCATTTAATATGCCTCCGACCCCACCGACAGGTGTAGCTTCAATACCAACTCGTTTCACTTATCCCGTTAACGAACAAACTTTGAACGAAGACAACTATAAAGCTGCTGCTACTGCCATTGGTGGAGACAAATTGACAACCAAAATCTTCTGGGATATTAACTAA
- a CDS encoding asparagine synthetase B has translation MKRTVSLLLLLIVLATKAQSAFLLIPMDDQQKNHLKAYGIVYWALQKDIEVKWLLNYRGGSFLLQSDKNVHDECLIRGVSVDLVPDAKASSILQYIAREDVNMDAVAMQKAPEIAVYSPPNKQPWDDAVTLVLTYAEIPYDVIYDQGILDGKLKNYDWLHLHHEDFTGQFGKFFRNYQHMPWYQEEVRINRQLAQKNGFQKVSQLKLKVAGLIKNFVKNGGFLFAMCAATDTYDIALAAHNTDICGPMYDGGPEDPDMDSKLDFANTLAFQNFHIVKDPYAYEFSDIDATETRKVKPEEDYFTLFDFSAKWDPVPTMLTQDHVRIIKGFMGQTTAFNEEKLKANILIMGENKSAHEARYIHGDFGKGFFSFYGGHDPEDYRHLVGDPPTDLNLHPNSPGYRLILNNVLFPAARKKKHKT, from the coding sequence ATGAAACGAACAGTCTCTTTGCTTCTTTTATTGATCGTCCTGGCAACTAAAGCCCAGTCTGCTTTTTTGCTAATCCCGATGGATGACCAGCAAAAGAATCATCTCAAAGCCTATGGTATTGTCTATTGGGCACTTCAAAAGGACATCGAAGTTAAATGGTTGTTGAATTACCGGGGCGGTAGTTTCTTATTGCAATCCGATAAAAATGTCCATGATGAATGCCTTATCCGCGGCGTGAGTGTTGATCTGGTTCCGGATGCCAAGGCATCATCCATTTTGCAGTATATTGCCCGCGAAGATGTAAATATGGATGCGGTGGCCATGCAAAAGGCGCCGGAAATAGCCGTTTATTCGCCACCTAACAAGCAGCCCTGGGATGATGCAGTCACGTTGGTGTTGACCTATGCAGAAATCCCGTACGATGTTATTTATGATCAGGGAATACTCGACGGTAAGTTGAAGAATTACGACTGGCTCCATTTGCATCACGAAGATTTCACCGGGCAATTTGGAAAATTCTTCCGCAATTACCAACACATGCCCTGGTACCAGGAAGAAGTTCGGATAAACCGTCAATTGGCGCAAAAAAACGGGTTTCAGAAAGTTTCACAGTTAAAGCTCAAGGTTGCCGGGCTTATTAAAAATTTTGTCAAAAACGGCGGCTTTTTGTTTGCCATGTGTGCGGCAACCGACACCTACGACATCGCCCTTGCTGCCCACAACACCGATATTTGCGGCCCCATGTACGACGGAGGCCCGGAAGATCCGGATATGGATAGCAAACTGGATTTTGCCAATACACTGGCATTTCAGAATTTTCACATTGTCAAGGATCCTTATGCTTATGAATTCTCGGACATTGATGCGACGGAAACCCGAAAAGTGAAACCCGAAGAAGATTATTTTACCTTATTTGATTTTTCGGCCAAATGGGACCCGGTACCGACCATGCTTACGCAGGACCATGTGCGGATTATTAAAGGTTTTATGGGGCAGACTACCGCGTTTAATGAAGAAAAGTTGAAGGCAAACATCCTGATTATGGGGGAGAATAAATCGGCTCACGAGGCCCGCTATATTCACGGTGATTTTGGGAAAGGCTTTTTCTCGTTTTATGGAGGTCACGATCCGGAAGATTACCGCCATTTAGTTGGCGACCCGCCTACTGATTTGAACCTTCATCCCAACTCTCCCGGCTACAGGCTAATTTTAAATAATGTTTTATTTCCTGCCGCACGTAAAAAGAAGCATAAAACATAA
- the dnaB gene encoding replicative DNA helicase, producing MAGENYNNRNKNRGKLTLDQINAQYGKIPPQALEVEEAVLGALMLERDAYIVVADILRPDSFYKEEHQKIFKAIQELNANEKPVDLLMVTQELKNREELEEVGGPLYITQLTSKVASAAHIEFHARIIAQKYIQRELIRISTEIQTKSYDDTMELEDLIDYAEGALFKVTEGSITKESLPIKPILREAIERIEENSKKKEGLSGVPSGFTRLDRITSGWQKTDLMIIAARPAMGKTAFVLSMARNMAVDHHVPVAVFSLEMSSIQLVNRLIAAETELGSEKLKTGRLENWEWEQLNRKIKNLEEAPLFIDDTPALSVFEFRAKARRLKMQHNIGIIIVDYLQLMTAGSDGRGSREQEVSTISRNLKAIAKEVDVPIIALSQLNRSVESRDGKRPQLSDLRESGAIEQDADMVMFIHRPEYYGITEDESGNSLIGMAEIIIAKHRNGAVGEVHLAFKSHLARFSDPDEESLGTMPEDLGNGQVGARFSSKMNEDTESSFEHSLGARGFPSTGGGLDDDTPF from the coding sequence ATGGCTGGCGAAAATTATAATAACCGCAATAAAAACAGGGGTAAGCTAACACTGGATCAAATCAATGCGCAGTATGGAAAAATTCCGCCCCAGGCATTAGAGGTTGAGGAAGCTGTGTTGGGCGCACTGATGCTCGAACGGGACGCTTACATCGTTGTGGCGGATATTCTTAGGCCCGATAGTTTCTACAAGGAGGAGCATCAAAAGATTTTCAAGGCCATACAGGAATTAAATGCCAACGAAAAACCGGTGGACTTGCTGATGGTGACGCAAGAGCTGAAGAACCGGGAAGAGTTGGAAGAAGTTGGCGGCCCCCTGTATATTACCCAGCTCACCAGTAAAGTTGCTTCAGCTGCGCACATCGAATTTCATGCCCGCATCATAGCACAAAAGTACATTCAGCGCGAACTAATCCGTATTTCTACCGAAATCCAGACCAAATCCTACGACGATACCATGGAGTTGGAGGATTTGATTGATTATGCAGAAGGGGCTTTATTCAAAGTAACCGAAGGCAGTATTACCAAAGAATCGCTGCCGATTAAACCTATTTTGCGGGAAGCCATCGAGCGGATTGAAGAAAACTCGAAGAAAAAAGAAGGACTGAGTGGTGTGCCTTCCGGGTTTACCCGTTTAGACCGGATTACTTCGGGGTGGCAAAAAACGGACTTGATGATTATTGCTGCCCGTCCTGCAATGGGAAAAACGGCCTTTGTTTTATCGATGGCCCGTAATATGGCAGTCGATCACCATGTCCCGGTGGCTGTATTTTCACTGGAAATGTCCTCCATTCAGTTGGTCAACCGTTTAATTGCTGCTGAAACGGAACTTGGTTCGGAGAAACTGAAAACCGGACGTTTGGAAAACTGGGAATGGGAGCAACTAAACCGGAAAATTAAAAATTTAGAGGAAGCCCCTCTTTTCATTGACGATACACCCGCACTTTCCGTTTTCGAATTCCGCGCCAAAGCGCGACGTTTAAAAATGCAACACAACATCGGCATTATCATTGTCGACTATTTACAGCTGATGACAGCTGGATCAGACGGGAGAGGAAGTCGTGAACAGGAAGTGAGTACAATTTCGCGTAACCTGAAAGCTATCGCCAAAGAGGTGGATGTACCGATTATCGCATTATCGCAGCTGAACCGTTCGGTTGAATCGCGCGACGGAAAACGTCCGCAGCTTTCTGACCTTCGTGAATCCGGAGCGATTGAGCAGGATGCGGACATGGTTATGTTTATTCACCGTCCGGAATATTATGGTATTACGGAAGACGAAAGCGGTAATTCGCTCATCGGTATGGCCGAAATCATCATTGCCAAGCATCGTAACGGTGCCGTAGGGGAAGTTCATTTGGCATTTAAGAGCCATTTAGCACGCTTTAGCGATCCGGATGAAGAAAGCCTGGGTACCATGCCCGAAGATTTAGGAAATGGACAGGTTGGTGCCCGTTTCAGTTCGAAGATGAATGAGGATACGGAGTCCTCATTCGAGCACAGTTTAGGCGCCCGCGGATTCCCCTCAACCGGAGGCGGGTTGGACGATGATACACCTTTCTGA
- a CDS encoding D-alanine--D-alanine ligase: protein MTTRNIAVVVGGDSSEYVVSMNSGANVIKLIDREHFTPWMVKMRNGVWEVADGESKIADVDKSDFSFTVDGKRIRFEYAYIIIHGSPGENGILQGYFDLIGVPYSSSNTESSALTFNKFYCNNFLRTLGIEMARSFHLVKGDDYDIDAMLAVLGLPVFVKPNSGGSSFGITKVKTADELKPAIEKAFEEDDEVLVDEFISGTEFTCGLVKIGGKKLVFPATEIIPKNEFFNYESKYVAGMAEEITPARISEEAMLEIQALSSRIYDLCDCNGIVRIDFIRHEARFYFLEVNTIPGMTGTSFIPQQVEAMGLDLKELLTEIIEEGINKANA, encoded by the coding sequence ATGACAACGAGAAACATTGCAGTAGTGGTTGGCGGCGATTCATCGGAATATGTGGTATCGATGAATAGTGGCGCTAATGTGATAAAATTAATCGATCGGGAGCATTTTACACCGTGGATGGTGAAAATGAGGAATGGTGTATGGGAAGTGGCCGACGGTGAAAGTAAAATTGCGGATGTTGATAAATCGGATTTCTCTTTTACGGTTGACGGTAAACGTATCCGGTTCGAATATGCCTATATCATCATTCATGGCTCGCCTGGCGAAAATGGTATCCTGCAAGGTTATTTCGACTTGATTGGGGTTCCTTATTCGTCGAGCAATACAGAGTCCTCTGCATTGACATTTAACAAATTCTACTGCAATAATTTTCTCCGGACGTTGGGAATTGAAATGGCACGTTCGTTTCACCTGGTGAAAGGCGATGACTATGATATTGATGCGATGCTGGCAGTTTTGGGATTGCCTGTTTTTGTCAAACCGAATTCAGGCGGTTCGAGCTTTGGTATCACGAAAGTGAAAACGGCAGATGAGCTGAAACCTGCCATCGAAAAGGCATTCGAAGAGGATGACGAAGTGTTGGTAGATGAATTTATTTCGGGAACCGAGTTCACCTGTGGGTTGGTGAAAATTGGCGGGAAGAAGTTGGTTTTCCCGGCAACGGAAATCATTCCCAAAAACGAATTCTTCAATTACGAATCGAAATACGTGGCCGGCATGGCCGAAGAGATTACTCCTGCCCGCATATCTGAAGAAGCGATGTTGGAAATTCAGGCGCTGTCATCACGGATTTACGACTTGTGTGATTGCAACGGTATTGTCCGTATCGATTTCATCCGGCACGAAGCCCGGTTTTATTTCCTCGAGGTGAATACCATTCCCGGTATGACCGGAACAAGCTTTATCCCGCAACAGGTAGAAGCCATGGGGCTCGATTTGAAAGAGTTATTAACAGAAATCATCGAAGAGGGAATAAATAAGGCTAATGCGTAG
- a CDS encoding RluA family pseudouridine synthase: MTDKKLPVDDQDELDDENGMFEHYRLTVDPGQKPLRIDKFLVNRIDTASRSRIQSAAEAGSILVNNVSVKANYKVKPGDEISIVMDYPRRELKIIPEDIPLNIVYEDDDLLVINKPAGLVVHPGHGNYSGTLVNALAYRYRDLPLYGGDDPRPGLVHRIDKNTTGLLVVAKTEMAKNHLAAQFFNKTTKRKYNAIVWGNLKEDEGTIEGNIGRSLKNRQVFTVFPEGDYGKPAVTHYKVIEKLGYVNLVECVLETGRTHQIRVHMRYIGHPLFNDDNYGGDKILKGTTFTKYKQFVENCFKILPRQALHAKLLGFVHPRTGEEMIFDSELPEDMTQVIGKWRTYISNRNQF; encoded by the coding sequence ATGACAGATAAGAAATTGCCGGTTGATGACCAGGATGAACTGGATGACGAAAACGGAATGTTTGAACATTACCGGCTCACGGTTGATCCCGGTCAAAAACCTTTGCGCATCGACAAGTTTCTGGTAAACCGGATTGACACCGCGTCGCGCAGCCGCATTCAGTCGGCCGCCGAGGCCGGAAGTATCCTGGTCAATAATGTTTCGGTAAAGGCCAACTACAAGGTCAAGCCCGGTGACGAGATTTCCATTGTCATGGATTATCCGCGCCGGGAGCTCAAAATCATTCCGGAAGATATTCCGCTGAACATCGTTTACGAAGATGATGATTTGCTGGTGATTAATAAACCGGCAGGTCTGGTGGTCCATCCGGGGCACGGTAATTATTCCGGGACACTGGTCAATGCACTGGCTTATCGTTACCGGGATTTACCGCTTTATGGCGGTGATGATCCGCGTCCGGGGCTGGTGCACCGCATCGATAAAAATACAACCGGACTGTTGGTCGTAGCCAAAACAGAAATGGCGAAGAATCATCTGGCAGCACAATTTTTCAACAAAACGACCAAACGAAAATACAATGCCATCGTTTGGGGAAACCTGAAGGAGGACGAAGGGACCATCGAAGGCAATATCGGGCGGAGTTTGAAAAATCGGCAGGTTTTTACCGTATTCCCGGAAGGGGATTATGGTAAACCGGCGGTGACGCACTACAAAGTGATTGAAAAGCTTGGATATGTCAACCTGGTGGAATGTGTGCTGGAAACAGGTCGTACGCATCAAATCCGGGTGCATATGCGCTACATCGGACATCCGTTGTTTAACGATGACAACTATGGCGGCGATAAAATTCTGAAAGGAACGACCTTTACTAAATACAAGCAGTTTGTGGAAAACTGCTTTAAAATTCTTCCGCGGCAAGCGTTACACGCCAAATTACTTGGATTTGTGCATCCCCGCACCGGCGAGGAGATGATTTTCGATTCAGAGTTACCTGAAGATATGACACAGGTGATCGGGAAGTGGCGAACCTATATTTCAAACAGAAACCAGTTTTAA
- a CDS encoding PASTA domain-containing protein — protein MSFRKFLKSKVFWLNVILAVVLTIIFLWLTMYALSKYTHHGEAFPTPNLTGLGQTDWEKIANDKQIDVVIRDSVYNTDYTPGSIIEQMPRTGHYIKAGRTIYVTVAAVKPEMVQLPKLTDVSLRQARVLLESKGLKPGDVTYRPSEYNSLVLAQKLHGSSADPGILVPRGTPIDLVVGKTMENQRTIVPDLTGYTYDAGRKILQDVSLTVGAVIYSKEVKTEEDSTNAVIWQQSPQFNRHEGVEIGHSVDLWLKLPVDSLSGNDN, from the coding sequence ATGTCATTCCGAAAATTTCTGAAAAGCAAGGTTTTTTGGCTGAATGTAATTCTGGCCGTTGTCCTTACGATTATTTTCTTGTGGTTAACCATGTATGCACTGTCGAAATACACGCATCATGGCGAAGCCTTCCCAACGCCGAATCTTACGGGACTTGGGCAGACCGACTGGGAAAAAATAGCCAACGACAAACAGATTGATGTGGTTATTCGCGATTCGGTTTACAATACTGATTATACACCCGGCTCTATTATTGAACAAATGCCACGAACAGGGCACTACATCAAGGCCGGGCGAACGATTTATGTAACGGTTGCTGCGGTTAAACCGGAAATGGTCCAACTGCCGAAGTTAACGGATGTGTCATTGCGTCAGGCAAGGGTTTTGCTGGAATCGAAAGGCCTGAAACCGGGTGATGTGACATATCGTCCATCGGAATATAACAGTTTGGTGCTTGCTCAGAAGTTGCATGGCTCCAGTGCCGACCCGGGAATTTTGGTCCCCCGGGGAACGCCAATTGATTTGGTGGTAGGCAAAACGATGGAGAACCAGCGGACGATTGTTCCCGATTTGACCGGTTATACTTATGATGCGGGAAGAAAAATACTTCAGGATGTATCGCTAACGGTTGGCGCTGTTATTTACAGCAAAGAGGTTAAAACCGAAGAGGATTCGACCAATGCGGTTATTTGGCAGCAATCGCCGCAATTTAACCGGCACGAAGGTGTGGAAATTGGCCATTCAGTCGATTTGTGGCTGAAGTTGCCGGTTGACAGCCTTTCAGGAAACGATAATTAA
- the mqnE gene encoding aminofutalosine synthase MqnE — MQNSDVFSLLKATGTDSRLLDIAEKALNGERISFDEGVTLYREGEIPFLSMLSNAVRQRINDEYVYFNRNFHIEPTNICESHCSFCSYRRDAGEEGSWEHSLDDIRRKAESYVGKELTEVHIVGAVHPDRDLFYYADLVKTVKSVLPDIHIKGFTAVEIDAMIKKSGLSLEEGLQALKKAGLDSMPGGGAEIFDEKTRARICPDKTDTAGWLKIHETAHRLGIPSNATMLYGLIETYEHRIDHMNRLRDLQDRSNGFNTFIPLKFRHSNNAFSHIAESTTMEDLKNYAVARIFLDNIPHLKAYWPMIGKSVSQLSLAFGVDDLDGTIDDSTKIYSMAGAEEQNPSASTDELVKMIKTAGKVPVERDTLYNIVRRFD, encoded by the coding sequence ATGCAAAACAGTGATGTTTTCTCTCTGCTGAAAGCCACAGGAACGGACAGCAGATTACTGGATATAGCAGAAAAAGCACTCAATGGAGAGCGAATTTCCTTCGACGAAGGAGTAACACTTTATCGTGAAGGGGAAATTCCCTTTTTGTCGATGTTGTCCAATGCAGTGCGTCAGCGTATCAATGATGAGTATGTTTATTTCAACCGTAACTTTCATATCGAACCTACGAATATTTGTGAAAGCCATTGCTCATTTTGTTCCTATCGCCGCGATGCCGGTGAAGAAGGAAGCTGGGAGCACAGCTTGGACGATATTCGCCGCAAGGCAGAAAGTTATGTTGGTAAAGAGCTGACGGAAGTACACATCGTTGGAGCGGTGCATCCCGATCGTGACCTTTTCTATTACGCCGATTTGGTGAAAACAGTTAAATCGGTGTTGCCGGATATTCATATCAAGGGATTTACGGCCGTTGAGATCGATGCCATGATAAAGAAGTCGGGACTGTCGCTGGAAGAAGGATTGCAGGCCCTGAAAAAAGCCGGGTTGGATTCGATGCCTGGCGGGGGTGCCGAAATTTTCGATGAAAAGACACGTGCCCGTATTTGTCCTGATAAGACCGATACAGCCGGATGGTTGAAAATTCACGAAACTGCGCACCGTCTGGGAATTCCGAGTAACGCGACCATGCTTTACGGATTGATTGAAACTTACGAGCACCGTATCGATCACATGAACCGTTTGCGCGATTTGCAAGACCGGAGCAATGGTTTTAACACCTTCATCCCATTGAAATTCCGTCATTCGAACAATGCATTTTCGCATATTGCTGAATCGACAACGATGGAGGATCTGAAAAATTATGCAGTTGCCCGGATTTTCCTCGACAACATTCCACACCTGAAGGCTTACTGGCCAATGATTGGTAAGTCGGTATCCCAGTTGTCGCTGGCCTTTGGAGTAGACGATCTGGATGGGACCATTGATGATTCTACGAAGATTTACTCGATGGCAGGCGCCGAAGAGCAAAATCCATCTGCATCGACTGATGAGCTGGTTAAAATGATTAAAACAGCCGGTAAAGTACCGGTTGAACGCGATACGCTCTATAACATCGTTCGCCGATTTGATTAA
- a CDS encoding superoxide dismutase, which yields MSFIQPKLKYDYTALEPYIDARTMEIHYTKHHAGYTNNLNKAIEGTELDGKTIEEVLSVVSKFPAAVRNNAGGFYNHNLYWDVMQPGGSSGPKGELEAAISSTFGSLGAFKDLFSKAAATRFGSGWAWLIKDGNALKVESTPNQDNPLMDVSDVKGTPILGIDVWEHAYYLNYQNRRPEYIEAFWKVINWDEVDRRFKG from the coding sequence ATGAGTTTTATTCAACCAAAATTAAAATACGATTATACGGCTCTTGAGCCATACATTGACGCCCGTACCATGGAAATTCACTATACGAAGCACCATGCGGGTTACACCAATAACTTGAATAAGGCCATTGAAGGTACGGAATTGGACGGTAAAACCATTGAAGAAGTTTTATCGGTAGTATCAAAATTTCCGGCGGCTGTACGTAACAATGCAGGTGGCTTTTATAACCACAACCTGTATTGGGATGTAATGCAACCGGGTGGAAGTTCAGGGCCTAAAGGTGAACTGGAAGCTGCAATTAGTTCTACTTTCGGTTCGCTGGGCGCATTCAAGGATCTATTTTCAAAAGCCGCAGCTACTAGATTTGGTTCGGGCTGGGCATGGCTAATTAAAGATGGAAACGCATTAAAGGTGGAATCTACACCGAATCAGGACAATCCGCTCATGGATGTTTCAGATGTGAAAGGAACTCCCATTTTAGGTATAGATGTATGGGAACACGCTTATTATCTGAATTATCAGAACCGGCGTCCCGAGTACATCGAAGCTTTTTGGAAAGTTATCAACTGGGACGAGGTTGATAGACGTTTTAAAGGTTAA